One window from the genome of Cucumis melo cultivar AY chromosome 12, USDA_Cmelo_AY_1.0, whole genome shotgun sequence encodes:
- the LOC103494248 gene encoding truncated transcription factor CAULIFLOWER A isoform X2: MGRGRVQLKRIENKINRQVTFSKRRSGLLKKAHEISVLCDAEVALIVFSTKGKLFEYSTDSCMEKILERYERYSYAERRLVANDSLSNGNWTLEHAKLKARIEVLQKNHRHFMGEDLDSLSLKELQNIEQQLDSALKHIRARKNQLMHESITELQKKGKVLQEHNNMLGKKIKEKEKSRAHNPLMEQQQQQDGNAIESSPLLLPQPFQSLSMSCPYTTHVPEENDSTVNHDRSDTLLPPWMLRHHLGD; this comes from the exons ATGGGGAGAGGGAGAGTGCAATTGAAGAGAATAGAGAACAAAATTAATAGACAAGTGACTTTCTCAAAAAGAAGGTCAGGTTTATTGAAGAAAGCTCATGAAATTTCAGTTCTTTGTGATGCTGAAGTTGCTCTTATTGTTTTCTCCACCAAGGGGAAGCTCTTTGAATACTCGACTGATTCTTG CATGGAGAAAATTCTTGAGCGTTATGAAAGGTATTCATATGCAGAGAGGAGACTTGTTGCAAATGATAGCCTATCAAAT GGAAATTGGACACTTGAGCATGCAAAGCTTAAAGCCAGAATAGAGGTTTTACAGAAAAACCACAg GCATTTCATGGGGGAAGATCTGGACTCATTGAGTCTAAAAGAGCTCCAAAATATTGAGCAACAACTTGATTCTGCACTCAAGCATATAAGAGCTAggaag AACCAACTCATGCATGAATCCATTACAGAGCTACAGAAAAAG GGCAAAGTACTACAAGAGCATAACAACATGTTAGGCAAGAAG ataaaggAGAAGGAGAAATCACGAGCTCACAATCCACTAAtggagcagcagcagcagcaggaTGGTAATGCCATTGAGTCTTCTCCACTTCTTCTACCTCAACCATTTCAATCTCTCAGCATGAg TTGTCCTTATACAACCCACGTCCCCGAAGAGAACGACTCCACTGTCAATCACGACAGATCCGATACCCTCCTCCCGCCGTGGATGCTCCGCCACCACCTTGGTGACTAA
- the LOC103494248 gene encoding truncated transcription factor CAULIFLOWER A isoform X1 has translation MGRGRVQLKRIENKINRQVTFSKRRSGLLKKAHEISVLCDAEVALIVFSTKGKLFEYSTDSCEMNMSQNLNFHFSMEKILERYERYSYAERRLVANDSLSNGNWTLEHAKLKARIEVLQKNHRHFMGEDLDSLSLKELQNIEQQLDSALKHIRARKNQLMHESITELQKKGKVLQEHNNMLGKKIKEKEKSRAHNPLMEQQQQQDGNAIESSPLLLPQPFQSLSMSCPYTTHVPEENDSTVNHDRSDTLLPPWMLRHHLGD, from the exons ATGGGGAGAGGGAGAGTGCAATTGAAGAGAATAGAGAACAAAATTAATAGACAAGTGACTTTCTCAAAAAGAAGGTCAGGTTTATTGAAGAAAGCTCATGAAATTTCAGTTCTTTGTGATGCTGAAGTTGCTCTTATTGTTTTCTCCACCAAGGGGAAGCTCTTTGAATACTCGACTGATTCTTG tGAAATGAATATGAGTCAGAATTTGAATTTTCATTTCAG CATGGAGAAAATTCTTGAGCGTTATGAAAGGTATTCATATGCAGAGAGGAGACTTGTTGCAAATGATAGCCTATCAAAT GGAAATTGGACACTTGAGCATGCAAAGCTTAAAGCCAGAATAGAGGTTTTACAGAAAAACCACAg GCATTTCATGGGGGAAGATCTGGACTCATTGAGTCTAAAAGAGCTCCAAAATATTGAGCAACAACTTGATTCTGCACTCAAGCATATAAGAGCTAggaag AACCAACTCATGCATGAATCCATTACAGAGCTACAGAAAAAG GGCAAAGTACTACAAGAGCATAACAACATGTTAGGCAAGAAG ataaaggAGAAGGAGAAATCACGAGCTCACAATCCACTAAtggagcagcagcagcagcaggaTGGTAATGCCATTGAGTCTTCTCCACTTCTTCTACCTCAACCATTTCAATCTCTCAGCATGAg TTGTCCTTATACAACCCACGTCCCCGAAGAGAACGACTCCACTGTCAATCACGACAGATCCGATACCCTCCTCCCGCCGTGGATGCTCCGCCACCACCTTGGTGACTAA